The nucleotide sequence gaattgtaattttaaaacgtAACTGTGGGTGCTTATAGGAGCTTGCACTAATGGGGGGGAAGTCTTATTCAAGACAGCCACTGGAGCAGCATGTCAGAGTCAGACTGACAGCAGCTGGCACGTTGAGCTCCGGGAAGGGGGTGAGATACTGAAGTGACATTTGCAggcaaaaaaaacaagcgcTATTTAAATGTAGTTGGActttaaaatgataaagaaGTACATGAACATGTAATGATTATGTGAAACTTCTATTTACAATAATCCATCAGATCccatattttagattcatttaaTGATTTCAGTCATTAAGTGTCTCTAAATCAGCAGGTTTAAAGCTGGAGTCACCTtcatgtttgcatgtgtgtttatagtttaaaaaaaacgccATGACTGACGAGAGAAGGCATGGGGAGAGGTGGAGGAGCTGTCTGCAAGAAAGCATCCCAGACTCACTGTTACCCGGTTTACATCATTCGTAACTATGCCAACAAGACACTCTGCTGACAGGCTATTTCATATATTGCAACCACGAAGACCTCTTTCAACTTTGAACTGGCGGGGAAGTGGATAATTTCACTGAGGATCTTTCTGGAATACAACAAGTTTTACACAGAAGCAATAACATAACTGATATTGGCCAGTCATTAAGAAAAATAATACCTTTTTGTGCATCTGTCACAGCTCCAACTCCAGgtcattattttttcctcccctTTACAACAGGACTGTGACATGTGCTCTGAGCTGCCTGGCGTTCCTGCTGACCTACAACACTGGAGCTCACAAATAAATCCTCCTAATTGGACACTGGCCAACCTGGTGGCACAAACAGGGTGCAAGACAGAGCAGGCTTGTTTAAGAATACACAGGATCTGCATGGTGTACCTACAGTATCAGCAGCAGTGCTTGACGTGCATCACAGCTGTATGTAGGGTGTACAATAACTGCATCACAGCGGTGAGAAGAATAAGGCCACTGGAGATCCTAACCTCAGAAAACTGTTAGGATTAAAgagttttttgcattttgtagAATCTCAACTTAGTCAGACATTATTCACCTGCTTTTTATACCAAGCAAAAACCCACACAACAGACTCCAGTAGCTCACATAAATGCTGTGCACTGAATGGTAAGGAGAAGGTAGAGAACATCTGCtgggttttttcccctcaaaatCATTAGGAAAGCCTGGCTGGACTGCAGCGCAGCCATAGAAATAAATCCTGGTTACTAGCTTTCACACATAAAAGATTGCCTTGTTTTTCCCCTTTAATCCCTCTAGTTACATTTGAGCCAATCAACCTGCAGTCACTGGCCTGTGTTGGCTCTGATTAGCCAAGTTCAGCCCTGCTGTGGAAACCGGGGGCTATTTTATGAGTGGGGTCGCCACACAGTTGTTTTGGGAAAAGTAGAACGTTCTGAACCTTGAGCACAGTTTAACGCCACATGATGCTATTAGACTTCAGAGGCCAGGTTCATAACGAGGACCGAGAAACAATGCAATGTACACACCCTCCAAGGCAACTCACGGTGTGTCAGACAAGACTCAAAATCTTCAGATGAGTGTGGAGGTATATACACTCGGTCACCAGCAGACCGGATTCACCTGCTGTCCAACGACTCCATGAGAATAAagtccagtcaggttttagcaTTAAAGGAAATCTGTGGTAAGAATGTGTCTCCTTCAGTCTGGCTGATAAGTCGGCTCTCAGGCAGCTTACATAAACTATTAGTACAAAACACTAAATACTGCTTGTAACTGTATAATAGTGAAGCCAGAGTGAGATTTTGTGTTCATTTGTGCCATCTAGTGGTAGAACAATATACTGCAGcacacaattttatttatttatttacatttagagCCCATCTACTTTTACCcgaaaatattttattacattgtTCTGGTGGCATTTAGAACAGAATAACTTTATTCTCCACATTAGCGGAAAATTGTGTGTGAGTCACCAACTCACAAATAAATTCATAATAAAAATACTGGCAGCAATAAGCCCACAGTCACACAAATGCATGCATAAAACTTTAGTACAAATACATCACAGAGTCTTATAACTCAGTATGCTAATTGCTTTTGGCACAAATGATCCCTTATACACCTTTTGGCTACCTAAAGGTGTCCTGTGAAGTCATCCTGAGGGCATTAGTTCAAAATAAGAATGTTATGTGGTCTTATGCTCTCTAATCACTTTAACACCCACAACAGAAATTATATGTTCCAGGGTCGAATTACTGGTCAGATTTTCTGTAATCTGTGACTTAGAGCTCAAAAAGGATTTCTTTGATAAAAACCTACAGGACAAAGAATTAAAGCTGGCATGAAAGAATGTTTTCACTAAGGTTAGGGAAAAGAAACTAAGACTAGCTGCATGTATAAATAGCACTAGAGGTGTTTGAGCGAATGTGTGTGGACATTCAgtaaactgaacatttaacgagaaaacaggaaaagaaagaagagaagaagaaggaacaGAAGACGCGAAATATCAGATTTCTTTGACAATCAAAACACAGACAACGGTCTCCAAGAggggaaatgtttttgttttgttttttaaaaacacagacatacaaaataaaattatatttacacaataatacaaaaaatatcCTTGGCCTTTAACAACATTCATTTGATGCCTGTTCAATATGAACTCTTGTGATTTCACCAAGAACAGCAGTGTACAATACTCCTGATTCAGTTACAGTTATGTTTAGACGGGGCATTTCCCGCCTCTCTCAAGCTCCATTTTAGGTTTTTATTCCCAGCGCCTGAAATTCAAAGACCAAAGCGTTCAGCAGGACTGACAGCAGCTTCCTGGCGGTTGTTGAAAAAGCACGATCGGAGTCGAGCTGAAGGAAAGAGGACAAAGTGAAACCCTTCACTTCATCCTGAAATTATTCCTGAATTTCGGACACGTGGGGGGGGGATATCAGAGAGGTTTGCATCACGTGGTAACCATGGTAACATCAGCAACAGCActagcagaggaggaggagggggtcgGGTCTGACGTAACCATGGTGATGGCAGCAGGAGCTTCTGTTGATGCTTGCATTGTAACGGATGGCTCAGCAGGGCGAGCGGGTTTAGCGATCTTCATGGGAACGAAAGCGTTGGAGGCGCAGTGCTCGCTCAGATACTCGCCTCCTTTCTCCTCGTAGTCCTGTCTGCTGATCCATCCCTCCGACCCTGCTCCAGGAGGGTGCTCCAACGCCCAGCCTCGTGCTCCATGCCAGGCATCCAAGGCTGGACAAGACGCCATGGTCACCTATGAAGAAGTTTTAGGTTACCTTCAGATGATTTTCAACAACAATCAAAACATCTGAAAGGACCGGACAGTTTAGCTGGAGTCATTTATCCCATAACTGTTCCCATAACTCACTTCTTTACTTTGAAACAAGCTCTTTTGCTTCATATCTAACTATATGCACTATTTACATGGCTGGCTACTCActtgacactttattaggtacaccttgctagtactgggttggatCCGTTTTTCCCCTTTAgagctgccttaattcttcaacCAAGTGCTGGCAACATTCCTCAGgacattttggtccatattgacatgatttGTCGGCTGTGGAGGGCGTTCACTggatatgttttctttttcagaccattctctgtaaactctagtGATGGTTGTGTGGGACAATCTTcaaaatcactttttttctccattctAATTCTGGGTTTGAACTTCAGTGCctgcatgtgattggctgattagatatttgcactaacaagcagttgaacaggtgtacctaacaaagtgtaCCGTGAGTGTATATTAgatcatttatatttatgtcACATCCCATGTTGAACTCTTTGTGTTTTCCTACTTTCACCTTTAGAAAAATGTTTGAGCTGATGACTTTAAAGAGACGATACAACCTTTTTCTGGGGTTTTGCGTTCCTTTACTATGTTCAAGTTTTTTTCCAGAGAAAACACGAAAGCTTAAAGTCCAGGGTTTTACGTCCACCTGAAAGCTCTTGTTTTCGGTTTTTTGTGGttactgtttgaactattagattttttttttccttatcaaaaaaagacaaagtaaaCATAACAGGGTTTTAGGAGAGCACAGGCTGTACCTTGAATTGTGACTGGAAGGGTCTCATGGCCAGCAGTTCTCGCTCTACTCTCTCTTTCATGCCAGGATACTGCATGTTCCCTCCGGTCAGAAATACATTGCTCACTAGCGCCTCCTGCTGCTCTGGAGTGTACCTATTTATGATTAAAGCATCAGAGTTCTCAtcattaacaaaaaaataaacaccaccagtaaaaaaataataaaaaagtaacAATAAAAGAATGTTTAGAAGATATAACATAGCATTTTCTGGCTCCTTGTAATAATTTCATCAGGATGAGGTTATGTGTTTATATAACTTCTCTGCATATTTGTGCTTTTGTGTAAAACCGTTACATCCCATCATTACCTGGCCAAAACATATTGCAGAGTCTCCATCAGTCCCATCTGCTCCTCTCCAGTCAGCGAGGGCTGGAACAAAATCTCTGGACACCGCAGACGCTCCGTCCCCACAAAGAGCTGGTGGTACTCCGCCATGTTAAACACGGGCTGGAGAAGGAGGACGGGGGAAAAAGTTTTCCTTCATTAACGTAAAGTTACGACAAGTACTGACACCACCACGTGTTTCAAATGTTGCAATAGCAAAGTTATGCTCAAAAACTACTAGAAGTTTTTCTACACATTTTGCCACACATGACCGCAGCAGGTATCTCCCTGCACAGCATTAATGAGGCTCTACATGTCTCTGAGACATTCAGGTATCCTGTGCCATTACCTGAACCACATTAGCAGGTTTTTCTGGCAGCGAGTCCTCAGGGAAGTCAGAATCCATCAGTGCCACTCCATCTGTCTCGTCCATCGGCTGTTCCAGCTCTGACACCTGACAGAGAGCGACAGAACAGCCTCAGGCTTCGTGTCAGGAGCACTACATCCACCGCAGCAATCAAGCATAGATGCTGTAGAGCCTCGCAGCACAGTCGTGATAATGACATTTACACCTAATTAATTATTGGATCATTTCAATTTCACTTGTGCTCTGTAGTCATTTTCAGTGTCATTTGACAACTTGAGCTCTTCTTCTGGATTATTTACATAACCATCTCATTATAGATACAGTGCTAGCGCTGTCATATGCTCAGGTCATACATAGCATTCTTCTATTAACTGCTTTACCTTTCTACCAAAAAGCAGTTACAGACTTATTTATCCAAATACTGATTCAGACATAGAGTCTGGAAATGTGGGCACAGCACATGCAAAAACAAGTCAGTACAACCGAATTctattttttaaacttgatgGCAGAACACCTACCTCCGCCTTTCCCTCTGCTCCATCACTGTGCAGCAGCTTCTGTCTACCCTGCTCTACAGCCAGCTGCAATTTGTTGATGTACGACTGCAACTCCTCGGCTGAATCCATATTAAGCTCCACCAGACTCTTGTGAAACTGATCCAGCAGGCCGTCCTCCAGCAGCtcctgcacgcacacacacacacacacacacacacacacacacacattactcTATGATCATTAGGTGAAATACTGAGAAAGGATGAATAAACTCTAAACAGAATTAGAGTAAACTCATTTGGAGGCAACAGAtggaattttacatttttttttttactttttagctCCATTTCCAAACAATATACATTGAAAGTCTGTATATTAGCTCACTGATTTTTTTCCTGCACAATTTTATCAATACAACCAGTTTCTGAGCTttcaatgaaacaaaaaactatCTTTGAGCCCACAGAGTACAAATTTCTTAGCATATCTTCATGTCTTCTCTTGCTGGGGCCGTAGTTCCTTTTGATGATGCATGCCTGGGTAGCTGTTTCGTTTACCGCCATCCATAAGTAAAAATGATTTACTTACTAGACATAAACTCAGATTTACACCATTGAATAACTAAAATCCTACATTGCTTTCAGCTGTTTGATGTGTTTATTACTGAGTGCCAATTTCCATCTTGTCCTCCGTCCTCAGCTGgaacaatcaatcaatcatcTTTGACTCGCAGTGTAACTGCCAACATCTAAATtatgcatttctttttctgcaACTCTCTTTAGCTCTTGCTTGGTCACCCATGGTGTTGCAAATGATTCCCGCAATCCCAGTGGAAGTGCAATGGAATGAAAATGTATCTGCCAATCAGGTGCTGTGTTAGAAATCATGTTGTTTGTCAACACTGCACTACCATTACAACTACCGTAAGTATGCATATTAATGTACCAGCCTAAAAACAAGATCCAAACCTCCTGTTGGCAGTTCCATTGAAATATAGAAAGGCAGGcgtttaaaaaaatggaaaaagatgaagaaacaAACAGGCTGACTGATAAATAAGACAGGAATCCTCCATCAGAGAGACAACTCTCATGCTTGTGAACTTTAAAAGGTCCAATAAGGTCCTTGCCTGTACTGCTAAGAGTCTGTCCAGCCTCTCTTGGTCCTGCTGCAGCTTCTCCTCTCGGCGGCGAGCATTAATCTCTTGAAGTCGTCGAAGTTGCTGAGCTCGTCTCTCTTGCCGCTCCTCTACACTCACACAGCCCCCCGGCACCTTACTCGAAAACGGAAGCTGCATACGGTGAACTTCCCGCTCGTAAAACTCTGGGCTGCGCCACTTTTCCAGCTCTGTGGAAAACACAGCACAGGGGAAATGCAAAGTCAAGGGGAGGAGAAAGCACATGCATGCACCTCTGTGCTGGCTCCTCACTCCTTTTATTCACAGTCATCTGTTTCTCTAGGAATTCTGAGGAGGAACTCACTGTGTGCATTTTACTGATGTTACTTAAATGATCCTTAGCTATCATAAATCCAAAGCATTTAATTGCTGTcccataaaaaaaaatgcatatttatATGCGCATGGATATATTTGTACCTTCATGATAATCCACAGCGGTGTAGCTGTGCTCATGCAGCAGCTCCTCCATGCGGCTGAGCGTGATGGCAGCAAGGTGACCTGGGTATTTCAGCTGCAGGAGGCGCTGCAGGTAGGACGCTGCCTGGCTCCCAGCCACATTCACACGCTTACAATTTACAGCATCCAACCTCAAACAAAAACCAGATCAGAACTAAAACTATGGTGTGTGATAAAAATCAGGAAAGCAGAGCAAACTGTAAAAGCTGTATATAAATCATTCGTTTGTGCATGTTGATCCTTACCTGCCATTAATAACCGGCAGGATGTGTGAGCAATGGTACCCTGAGGACAGAACGATGCCCGTGTGTGGTGACTGGAGCTTCCTCTGATTGTTATTGTGGTAGAAACTGTACAAGGAATCCACACCGTAGGAGACGTATGGGACGCTGTAGCACTCAAAAAGCAGCTCTGACATCATCTGGCGGCAGTGCAGTGGGTTGCAGGGCGCCTCTGTCAGCACAATGGGGTGATCCACACTACcctgcaataataataataaaaataataatacaaataataaagTGGTGCTGATGTATTCTCTGTCCACGTGACTTGCATGACTATAAACAGCTAGCAGAAAATATCCCGGGAGTTAAGTTGTTCAATTAATCCTGAACTCCAGATACAAAACCTTCAAACCGACCAACGTTTCACTTAAAAATGACTAATTTAACTTCCGCTCACCTCTGACGTGATGCCCAGGTGTGTAAACACATAGTCGAAGATGAGCTCCTGGATTTCAAAGTTGACCACCACGTTTCGGTCAAACTGGCTCTTCAGCAACCACCGCAGCGGCTCCAAATTGGGGATGTCGTTACCGATCTGGGTCTCACTGCGGGCAGCGCCTCTGCTTCGCGCCGCCACCGACTTGAACAGGAGCCGCGGAGGGTCGAGCTCGGCCCCCGGAGCCGCCCAGCCGGCCCGGGTCTGGAAGGAGCCGTTATCTATCACTATAGGAGAGGGTGTGGGGGTCAGATACTGTGCGGGGAGCTCAAAAATCGGATCAGGAGAGGCTTTCCAGTCCTGGAACGAGAAAATCTGACACACCGGTCCTTCTTTGGAAGCCATTTTGAAAATGTGTAACTGCAAAATACAGCCGACTGGAGTCTCGGTGTCGCCGATTTAGAGTTCCTGACAggtttttaaataacttttatttaacctttCATAGACAGTGTGTGATTTTAGCAATACGAACTGGAAACAAACActgattaaaacacacacacacacacacacacacacaatatacaTGACAAATCCGAATGGAGAAAAGCATAAGACTAATAGTCTAGCTCAGTGATTCCCTAAATATGAGACGCCCCCCCTGGTGGGCTAGCAAAGTACTGCAGGTGGGCCTCTGTAACATTTATGTACAGTTGcattcatccatctatccattgtatttatatacaaaGTGAATTAAATCTGAGAATAGGAGGTGGTTAGTTTGTGATATTACTCTTTACTCTTATTTACTGCTCTTGTTTCGAAGTTTGTGTCCCAGTGGCAGGTGGGTCACACTTTGGCCttaaaaatgtctgtgaaggttctcagtcatccaggtcatcgtagtcaaaggagtttgcaaagaaaagcgtctggacttctttaagttgcttgaagacgtttcacctctcatccgagaagcttcttcagttctaaggtcaaatggccatctataatccagttttgagttccctccccagacgccttaacgcccactcacatcctgggccatctgacctcaggaattcacatgacaaggtggggccaggtttcacaatgagctcacccgaaaccctggctgattaggtcccacacccgctttcacaccttggcgcatgtgattagaggatcaccagggggtcctttgtccctctttggggggatactcccactgggtttaaatctgggactctcggccatttgaccttagaactgaagaagcttctcggatgagaggtgaaacgtcttcaagcaacttaaagaaatcCAGACGCTtatctttgcaaactcctttgactttgGCCTTAAAACTGTGTATACTGGGTAGTCTGAGCAATTTATAGCCAAAAGCCTGTATTAGTTATATATTttgaataaaatgttcacagttACAGTCCAGGTCAcagtaatctaaggagcttggaaagaaaagtgactggacttctttgagtttcttgaagacctttcacctctcatccaacaagcttcttcagttctatgACCAAATAGTGGAGAGCCCTAGTGGGAGTTGTCCCTTAAGATGGTCGTTGACCCGCTATTGATCATGtgcctcatcacatgagccaaggtgtgaaaaagggtgtgggtcattatcagcagaggtttttCGGGTGAAGCCATTGTGAGACCTTGCCTCACCCTACCAAGTgacttccttccttcctttttgaAATCCTTTAAAGTGACTTTGTGGAGGCCTCCTAAGAACTGCTGATGAACTTCTTGGTAATATTTAGAGTGACCTATGCACTACATCTGCTATTTCAGTTATAGCAAAGGACTAAATAACACTGTATTCATTTAGAGTACAGACGTCTAAAGCTGGTAAACTATTCCCCAAGTTAGAAACTCAAAAGTCTGGATAACTGCAGAGCACAGtgtctagttttgttttgggcTGTTGTTTTATATCATTTTTTGTTGCAATAACTGGACTACAAGAAATTTCTGATAGTCATTGTTTGGAATATAAACATTAACAACAACAGAACCAGGACAGTGGTATATGTACAATTTAGAATTTTAGAGTTTTAACAGTTTACAGTTTAATTAATCAAATCTGCCACTGAGATATTCAAAAGTACGTATCATGTCTTTAgcattttatattctttttgggaattattttaatatttcttctCCTCTACAGGTCTTCTCTTCTGTTACTATTAGATCTATTAAGTCATTTCCCCTTTGCTCTCTCCCCACCCTCCTGTCTCCTGTCAGCACTGTCCTGTCCAATAAAGCCGAAAGGGATCATGTTCTGAAACGTTTCATCATCTGCCAAAGCGTCCTGTCTTCTAATGTAACTGAGGCTCCCTGAGCAGAGAGTCTTTTTGACATCTTCATTGATAAGAATCCGCACATGTAAAGCTGTATTTGTTATGTCCCATCCCTGATTTTCAGCTGGGAATGAGAAATTATAAAATGGGTCCAGAAAAACAGAGGATAAAATGTGTGGGAATGTGGTAGCAGACAAGCGTAGGTGTTTAAAATGTACCAATGTTGGAAACTTGTGCTGGAACGCAGGAGCAGAAAGAGACACACGTTACCACGATTTGTATCCACATTTATAGAAAAAGTGACATAAATATACCTGCCTTTCACCACTAGAGGTCGTACTTCACCGTGTGAGGGTGATTCatgtcaagtcaagtcaagtcaagtcaagttggctttattgtcacttcagccatatacagtttgtacacagtgagGCGAAACAGCGTTCCTCCagggccaaggtgctacatgcaacataaatttacaacataaattaacagaaaatcactaaactagctaactagaGTGCTCATATTTTCATTAATAGTTCATATTTGAGTTATTATAGCCAGATTCTCGGATTAGATCTGTTAATAAACATATAGACTTACCCAAAAACATCTGTATCTTCAATCTCCCAATACAAGAATTTTAACTCCTCTCTAGAATAATATAATTGCCTTTCAAGAGATTTTTCCCCCTGGTCTGAAGCTCTTAAATTTACCACCAGAGTCATTTTAGTCTGTGTgcaaactaaaataaatgttacagttacagttgttttattttctttttaacacaCGCAGTATCAGCTGAAGCCGTTCAATCTGTTATTTCACCAGTAAAATTCCTGGATTGTTTCCGTCTGCCATCCTGTTACTCTCAGCTGACCAGGCAAAGCCTCAGCTGGATATGTGGGGCACCTGCACATGAGAGCTACTGTACGTCCCTGTCGGCTTCCATTCAGATCAGCCATCCGCTGCATTATCTTAATGGAAATGGAACCCGCTGTGGCAATGAATGAGACACGAGatacaaaaaaaagatgttttggCAAGTATTAAAATGGAAGAATCGTTTCTTTATCTTCATCTTTTCTTCTTGCAGTTTCTTATACTTTGTTTTTGTAACCATTATGTCCACCATGTGCAAATGTACACTTCATCTACTTCACATCCTGTGAAACTGAAACACAGCGAATGCACACAAAAGGCAAACACACTCAGTTAAACCACTAAAATGCTAAAGACTGAAATACAAGACTGAAGGGCCAGTATTATGCAAATCC is from Oreochromis niloticus isolate F11D_XX linkage group LG20, O_niloticus_UMD_NMBU, whole genome shotgun sequence and encodes:
- the actr5 gene encoding actin-related protein 5; amino-acid sequence: MASKEGPVCQIFSFQDWKASPDPIFELPAQYLTPTPSPIVIDNGSFQTRAGWAAPGAELDPPRLLFKSVAARSRGAARSETQIGNDIPNLEPLRWLLKSQFDRNVVVNFEIQELIFDYVFTHLGITSEGSVDHPIVLTEAPCNPLHCRQMMSELLFECYSVPYVSYGVDSLYSFYHNNNQRKLQSPHTGIVLSSGYHCSHILPVINGRLDAVNCKRVNVAGSQAASYLQRLLQLKYPGHLAAITLSRMEELLHEHSYTAVDYHEELEKWRSPEFYEREVHRMQLPFSSKVPGGCVSVEERQERRAQQLRRLQEINARRREEKLQQDQERLDRLLAVQELLEDGLLDQFHKSLVELNMDSAEELQSYINKLQLAVEQGRQKLLHSDGAEGKAEVSELEQPMDETDGVALMDSDFPEDSLPEKPANVVQPVFNMAEYHQLFVGTERLRCPEILFQPSLTGEEQMGLMETLQYVLARYTPEQQEALVSNVFLTGGNMQYPGMKERVERELLAMRPFQSQFKVTMASCPALDAWHGARGWALEHPPGAGSEGWISRQDYEEKGGEYLSEHCASNAFVPMKIAKPARPAEPSVTMQASTEAPAAITMVTSDPTPSSSSASAVADVTMVTT